One window of the Acinetobacter equi genome contains the following:
- a CDS encoding DegT/DnrJ/EryC1/StrS family aminotransferase: MLNTAFEPWPSFTQAEADAVSKVLLSNKVNYWTGQECREFEKEFAQFAGTKYAVAVSNGTVALDLALKALGIGAGDDVIVTSRTFLASASSIVTAGANPIFADVELDSQNISRRTIEAVLTPNTKAIICVHLAGWMCDMDPIMQLAEEKGLFVIEDCAQAHGAQYKGQPAGSIGHIGAWSFCQDKIMTTGGEGGMVTTNDENLWKAMWSYKDHGKNFDSIYNKQHPPGFRWLHDSFGTNWRMMEMQAVIGRLQLKEMPQWTEKRIENMSRIWNVFENSPYFIVAKPSSDYVHAAYKCYVQVNQDQLPEGWSRDRIMAEINALGVPCFSGSCSEVYLEKAFDDTSWRPEQRLTQAQQLGETSLMFLVHPTLSKMSIDKMIAAITMVINQI; the protein is encoded by the coding sequence ATGTTAAATACCGCATTTGAACCGTGGCCCAGCTTTACTCAAGCTGAGGCAGATGCAGTTTCAAAAGTTCTATTATCCAATAAAGTGAATTATTGGACAGGTCAAGAATGTCGTGAATTTGAAAAAGAATTCGCACAATTTGCAGGGACGAAATATGCAGTTGCGGTATCAAATGGTACGGTTGCATTAGATTTAGCACTCAAAGCTTTAGGTATTGGTGCTGGAGATGATGTGATAGTGACTTCCCGTACATTCTTAGCTTCGGCAAGTTCTATTGTCACAGCGGGTGCTAATCCAATCTTTGCCGATGTAGAACTAGATTCACAAAATATTTCTCGTCGTACTATTGAAGCAGTTTTAACGCCAAATACGAAAGCAATTATTTGTGTGCATTTAGCTGGTTGGATGTGCGATATGGATCCAATCATGCAATTGGCCGAAGAAAAGGGCTTATTTGTTATAGAGGATTGTGCTCAAGCACATGGTGCACAATATAAAGGTCAACCAGCAGGTTCAATCGGTCATATTGGTGCATGGTCATTTTGCCAAGATAAGATCATGACCACTGGCGGTGAAGGTGGAATGGTTACGACCAATGATGAAAATCTTTGGAAAGCAATGTGGTCTTATAAAGATCATGGCAAAAATTTTGACAGTATTTATAACAAACAACATCCACCAGGATTCCGTTGGTTACATGATTCATTTGGTACCAACTGGCGCATGATGGAAATGCAAGCCGTTATTGGACGTTTACAGTTAAAAGAAATGCCACAATGGACTGAAAAACGTATAGAAAATATGTCACGCATTTGGAATGTATTTGAGAATAGTCCATATTTTATTGTTGCAAAACCTTCATCAGATTATGTGCATGCTGCATATAAATGTTATGTTCAGGTGAATCAAGATCAATTGCCTGAAGGATGGTCTCGCGACCGTATCATGGCTGAAATTAATGCTTTAGGTGTACCATGTTTTAGTGGCTCTTGTTCTGAAGTTTATTTAGAAAAAGCATTTGATGATACATCTTGGAGACCTGAGCAGCGTTTAACGCAAGCACAGCAACTTGGTGAAACGAGCTTAATGTTTTTAGTTCATCCTACATTATCTAAGATGAGTATAGATAAAATGATTGCTGCAATCACAATGGTAATCAACCAAATTTAA
- a CDS encoding acetyltransferase, translating into MTKLYAVYGASGCGRSLMPIARQQLARQNDVSEIVFIDDSLEIIHEVNGHRAMSYMTFKQQVADKKFVLIAIANSQIREKLAHQLIQDQIELWSIQADNIMLMDNVEIGAGAALSPFVSITSNIKIGQCFHANLYSYVEHDCVIGDFVTFAPGVKCNGNVHIEDHAYIGTGAVIKQGTPDKPLVIGKGAIVGMGAVVTKSVPAGVTVVGNPAKILEKK; encoded by the coding sequence ATGACTAAGCTTTATGCAGTTTATGGTGCTTCAGGTTGTGGACGGAGTTTGATGCCTATTGCTCGTCAACAATTAGCACGTCAAAACGATGTATCTGAAATTGTATTTATTGATGATTCACTAGAAATTATTCATGAAGTGAATGGTCATCGTGCAATGAGTTACATGACTTTTAAGCAGCAAGTGGCAGATAAAAAGTTTGTATTAATTGCGATTGCTAATAGTCAAATTCGAGAAAAATTAGCTCATCAATTAATACAAGATCAGATTGAATTATGGTCTATTCAGGCTGATAACATTATGTTGATGGATAATGTTGAGATTGGTGCAGGTGCTGCATTAAGCCCATTTGTGAGCATTACATCTAATATTAAAATTGGTCAATGTTTTCATGCTAATTTGTATAGTTATGTTGAGCATGATTGTGTGATTGGTGATTTTGTTACATTTGCACCAGGTGTAAAATGTAATGGCAATGTTCATATTGAAGACCATGCTTATATTGGTACTGGTGCTGTCATTAAACAAGGTACACCAGACAAGCCTTTAGTCATTGGGAAAGGTGCTATTGTTGGTATGGGTGCTGTCGTGACCAAAAGTGTTCCAGCAGGTGTAACTGTTGTTGGGAACCCAGCAAAAATTTTAGAGAAAAAGTAA
- a CDS encoding sugar transferase has translation MMKRLLDIVIASTALVVLSPLYAFVAYKVKKNLGSPVLFRQVRPGLNGQPFEMIKFRTMKDAVDAEGNPLPDSERLTAFGKMLRSTSLDEMPELWNVIKGDMSIVGPRPLLTEYLPLYNKEQAKRHDVRPGMTGYAQVNGRNAISWEEKFKLDTWYVENRSLWLDFKIMLKTVKKVIAKDDISAEGEATMTKFTGTSEQKND, from the coding sequence ATGATGAAGCGTCTTTTAGATATTGTTATTGCTTCCACAGCTTTAGTTGTTTTATCACCTTTATATGCTTTTGTTGCTTATAAAGTAAAAAAGAATTTAGGTTCTCCTGTTTTATTTCGTCAAGTTCGTCCTGGTTTAAATGGTCAACCATTTGAGATGATCAAGTTTAGAACCATGAAAGATGCAGTTGATGCTGAAGGGAATCCTTTACCTGATAGTGAACGCTTAACAGCATTTGGAAAAATGTTACGCTCAACAAGCTTAGATGAAATGCCTGAGTTATGGAATGTGATTAAAGGCGATATGAGTATTGTTGGACCACGTCCATTACTTACAGAGTATTTGCCTTTATATAATAAAGAACAAGCGAAACGACATGATGTTCGCCCAGGAATGACAGGCTATGCACAAGTAAATGGGCGTAATGCAATTAGTTGGGAAGAAAAGTTTAAACTTGATACTTGGTATGTAGAAAATCGCTCGCTATGGTTGGATTTTAAGATCATGTTAAAAACGGTCAAAAAAGTCATCGCGAAAGATGATATTAGTGCTGAAGGCGAGGCAACAATGACCAAGTTTACTGGGACATCGGAACAAAAAAATGACTAA
- a CDS encoding glycosyltransferase family 4 protein, which yields MKFLMISSYLPSVLNFRGKLLEAIHARGFEIHVIAPSLEEFPEELCQLQKLGYYIHDIPMQRTGTNPINDLKTLMAMFHLIRKIRPDYVLSYTIKPVIYGTLAAWLARVPHRFALITGLGYAFQNVESGQRSMFQKLVHGLYAQALKHADKVFFQNPDDLKLFHQMNLLHQHKPTVVVNGSGVNIQDFNVIDLPVNEQGQVKASFLLIARLLGDKGVREYAQAARMIKDQHPEVEFHLVGWIDENPSAISQQELDQWIIDETVIYWGKLSDVRPAIAASSVYVLPSYREGTPRTVLEAMAMGRAIITTDAPGCRETVINGNNGYLVAVKSVEELVQAMSYFIEDSQLIEYMGQRSREIALDKYDVHRVNEHMMSEMGMLS from the coding sequence ATGAAATTTTTAATGATTAGTAGTTATCTACCTTCTGTTTTGAATTTTCGTGGAAAGTTATTAGAAGCGATTCATGCACGTGGTTTTGAAATTCATGTGATAGCACCTTCTTTAGAAGAGTTTCCTGAAGAACTTTGTCAGCTGCAAAAATTGGGCTATTACATACATGATATTCCGATGCAACGTACAGGTACAAATCCAATTAATGATTTAAAAACATTAATGGCAATGTTTCATTTAATCCGAAAAATTCGTCCTGATTATGTTTTATCTTATACCATTAAACCTGTTATTTATGGAACTTTAGCGGCATGGCTTGCACGAGTTCCACATCGTTTCGCTTTAATTACTGGGTTAGGCTACGCCTTTCAAAATGTCGAAAGTGGTCAGCGCAGCATGTTCCAAAAACTGGTACATGGTTTGTATGCTCAAGCATTGAAACATGCAGATAAAGTATTCTTTCAAAATCCTGATGATTTAAAACTGTTCCATCAAATGAATTTACTTCATCAGCATAAACCAACAGTGGTGGTAAATGGTTCAGGGGTAAATATTCAAGATTTTAATGTGATTGACTTACCTGTTAATGAGCAAGGACAAGTGAAAGCTTCATTTTTATTGATTGCCCGTTTATTGGGAGATAAAGGTGTCCGTGAATATGCTCAAGCTGCACGAATGATTAAAGATCAGCATCCTGAAGTTGAGTTCCATTTGGTGGGATGGATTGATGAAAATCCATCAGCAATTTCACAGCAAGAGCTAGATCAATGGATTATAGATGAAACAGTAATTTATTGGGGAAAACTCAGTGATGTTCGTCCAGCAATTGCTGCAAGCTCAGTTTATGTTTTGCCGTCGTATCGTGAAGGTACACCTCGTACAGTTTTAGAGGCAATGGCCATGGGACGTGCCATTATTACGACAGATGCTCCCGGCTGTCGTGAAACAGTAATCAATGGTAATAATGGTTATTTGGTTGCGGTGAAATCGGTTGAAGAATTAGTACAAGCGATGTCTTATTTTATTGAAGATTCACAATTGATTGAATATATGGGACAACGTTCTAGAGAGATCGCTTTAGATAAATACGATGTACATCGTGTAAATGAACATATGATGTCTGAAATGGGAATGTTGTCATGA
- a CDS encoding glycosyltransferase, producing MKKETIVHVITNFSGVGGAEMMLSRLIKQTQNEYNHVIISLMKTSDIYADTLDLCVSYTALNWNGINSFSVVGKLKKLLKQYQPFAIQCWMYHANVMTSLSLLGIKKKPKVFWGIHHSLSSPKEESISTKLGLVFSKILSKYPTGIIYCAHSSLEQHEKFGLKNENSCVIANGVSLERFQINPDLYEPCVIGFAGRYHTAKGYPYLFETINYLKDQPIIFKIAGHGANLETPEIKGYFEQYQLDEKQVQLLDQVSDMPKFYQSVDAFLLTSITEGFPNVLVEAMASGLPCISTDVGDARYIVQDLGSIVPSRDANALAQAILDYVHLSPSAKLQLKQATRSRVELNFGIQHISQQYIDVWRVDK from the coding sequence TTGAAAAAAGAAACAATAGTTCATGTAATTACTAATTTTTCAGGTGTTGGTGGGGCAGAAATGATGCTGTCTCGTTTAATTAAGCAAACACAAAATGAATATAATCATGTGATTATTTCATTAATGAAAACTTCAGATATTTATGCAGATACTTTAGATTTATGTGTTTCTTATACGGCATTAAATTGGAATGGAATAAATAGTTTTTCAGTTGTTGGGAAATTAAAAAAATTATTAAAGCAATATCAACCTTTTGCTATTCAATGTTGGATGTATCATGCAAATGTGATGACAAGTTTAAGCCTGCTTGGTATTAAAAAGAAGCCCAAAGTATTTTGGGGAATTCATCATTCATTGTCTTCTCCTAAAGAAGAGTCGATTAGCACAAAACTAGGTTTAGTTTTTAGTAAGATTTTATCTAAATATCCAACTGGAATTATTTATTGCGCTCATTCATCTTTAGAGCAACATGAAAAGTTTGGATTAAAAAATGAAAATTCATGTGTTATTGCAAATGGTGTATCACTTGAAAGATTTCAGATAAATCCTGATTTATATGAACCTTGTGTGATTGGTTTTGCAGGGCGATATCATACTGCAAAAGGTTATCCTTATTTATTTGAAACGATTAATTATTTAAAAGATCAGCCGATTATTTTTAAAATAGCAGGTCATGGTGCGAATTTAGAAACTCCTGAAATTAAAGGCTATTTTGAACAATATCAACTTGATGAAAAGCAAGTGCAATTACTTGATCAAGTTTCTGATATGCCTAAATTTTATCAATCTGTTGATGCTTTTTTACTGACATCAATTACTGAAGGCTTTCCAAATGTACTAGTTGAAGCAATGGCTTCGGGATTACCTTGTATTAGTACTGATGTTGGTGATGCTAGATATATTGTTCAAGATTTAGGTTCAATTGTTCCATCTCGTGATGCAAATGCCTTAGCTCAAGCTATTTTAGATTACGTACATTTATCTCCGTCAGCTAAATTACAATTAAAGCAAGCAACTCGATCACGTGTAGAACTTAATTTTGGTATTCAGCATATTAGTCAGCAATATATTGACGTGTGGAGAGTAGATAAATGA
- a CDS encoding glycosyltransferase, translated as MLNKVMFFLPTLGGGGAERTVIQLANSFVEQGLKIDLVVCNTQGEKGKLRPEINSKIHLIDLNCGRVVNALFPLKKLLQEKNYDCAVATQTHTNIICGIAKKLANVKTKLIFREVSTPSKNIKSKGLANFILKILVNLTYPAADQIVCVSHGVREDFCEYYNYRKANLRTIYNPVIDDAYLEKLKAPVTHHFFQDNQQVIMAVGRLTEAKNFEFLIRSFAQVYILHPSIRLIILGEGELRQSLEKLIKDLNLSEVIDLPGFDSNPYAYFKYADLFVLSSNWEGLPGVLIQALASKIKVVSTNCPSGPMEILEHSKFGLLVECNDINAMSQAIEQALFKDYVSYTNEEFTEHCHQFKKENVLQQYLSMMENPS; from the coding sequence ATGTTAAATAAAGTCATGTTCTTTTTACCTACTCTCGGTGGAGGTGGAGCAGAGCGTACAGTTATTCAACTTGCAAATAGCTTTGTAGAACAAGGCTTAAAAATTGATTTAGTTGTATGTAATACTCAAGGTGAAAAAGGAAAATTACGTCCTGAAATAAATTCAAAAATTCATTTGATTGATTTAAATTGTGGCAGAGTTGTGAATGCACTTTTCCCACTTAAAAAATTACTTCAAGAAAAAAATTATGATTGTGCCGTGGCAACACAAACTCATACAAATATTATTTGTGGTATTGCCAAAAAATTAGCAAATGTTAAAACGAAGTTAATTTTTAGAGAAGTTTCTACACCTTCGAAAAATATTAAAAGTAAAGGTTTAGCTAATTTTATTTTAAAAATTTTGGTAAATTTAACATATCCTGCTGCAGATCAAATCGTTTGTGTTTCTCATGGTGTGCGAGAAGATTTTTGTGAATACTATAATTATAGAAAAGCTAATTTAAGAACAATTTATAATCCAGTGATTGATGATGCTTATTTAGAGAAATTAAAAGCACCTGTAACACATCACTTTTTTCAAGATAATCAGCAAGTCATCATGGCTGTTGGGCGACTTACCGAAGCGAAAAATTTTGAGTTTTTAATTCGCTCATTTGCACAAGTTTATATACTACATCCTTCTATTCGATTAATTATTTTAGGTGAGGGCGAATTACGTCAATCACTTGAAAAATTGATTAAAGATTTAAATTTATCTGAAGTTATTGATTTACCTGGTTTTGATTCAAACCCATATGCTTATTTTAAGTATGCAGATTTATTTGTACTTAGTTCAAATTGGGAAGGATTGCCAGGTGTTTTAATTCAAGCACTTGCATCAAAAATTAAAGTTGTAAGTACAAACTGTCCAAGCGGGCCAATGGAAATTTTAGAACATTCTAAATTTGGTTTATTAGTGGAATGTAATGATATTAATGCTATGAGCCAAGCAATTGAACAGGCATTGTTTAAGGATTATGTTTCTTATACAAATGAAGAATTTACTGAACATTGTCACCAATTTAAAAAAGAAAATGTATTACAACAATATTTAAGCATGATGGAGAATCCATCTTGA
- a CDS encoding acyltransferase has product MKILFNKIFDIYSFYLHGSVNYARKKGVRIGENCRIYIKSWGSEPFLISIGDHVTVTSGVKFITHDGSTCLIKDTVGKRYQRFAAIEVGSHVFIGVNSIIMPGVKIGSHVVIGAGSVVTKDIPDNSVAIGVPAKVVSSFVDYQKKIKATCVSDTELQGIQDYNARVYRAIELQHQKSSR; this is encoded by the coding sequence ATGAAGATTTTATTTAATAAGATATTTGATATTTATTCATTTTATTTACATGGTTCAGTCAATTATGCTCGAAAAAAAGGAGTAAGAATTGGTGAAAATTGTCGTATTTACATTAAAAGCTGGGGATCTGAACCATTTCTTATTTCAATTGGAGATCATGTGACCGTTACCTCTGGAGTGAAGTTTATTACTCATGATGGTAGTACTTGTTTGATTAAGGATACTGTTGGTAAGCGTTATCAACGATTTGCTGCAATTGAAGTTGGGTCTCATGTTTTCATTGGTGTGAATAGTATTATTATGCCAGGTGTAAAAATTGGTTCACATGTTGTGATTGGTGCCGGTTCAGTTGTTACGAAAGATATTCCAGATAATAGTGTTGCAATAGGTGTACCTGCGAAAGTTGTTTCAAGTTTCGTAGACTATCAAAAAAAGATTAAAGCAACATGTGTGAGTGATACAGAGCTACAAGGTATTCAAGATTATAATGCGCGGGTATATCGTGCCATTGAATTACAGCATCAAAAATCATCTCGTTAA